The sequence CCCCCCGTCCCAGAACTACCACCCGGGCATCCACACCGCGGCTTTTGCCAAACAGCTTCAGTTTGCAAATGTCTGCTCCCTTGGAAATGTGGAGAGGGGGATTTCTCCCAGCACAGGACGCTTTGCTGCGCAAATGCCAGTGcagctggggctggaggagctgctgcagagccagcagtGCCCGGGCACTGCCCTCCCATCCAGGATGGGAGCTGGGAGCTCAGGGAAGGGGACGTTCCCTGTGGGGGCACAGCAAAGCCCTCCACGGGAGGAGGAAACTCCCCCCAGACTGCCCAGACTGGCTCACAATCTCACCCCCAGATATTCAGATGGGTACTGAAAGCCCCGGAGAACCAGGAACGTGCCTCCCGCTCTGACTGAATTTTTATGGGTTTATGTTCTTAAGAGTTtctttcagtgctgcttttcccCAGAGCCCAATTTAtgctggagccaagatctctgcTGTGACCCCGTAAAACAGCACTGGGAAGGGCCGGCTGGCTTGGCTTCCACAGcagtctctggaaaaaaaaatccaactcttTTGATCAAAAAACTTTTAAATCAAGAAGTGGGAATAAATCTCAGGCTCATGTAGGAAGAGTCTGGGGACCCAACAAGCTGCAGTAGTGTTTGGGGTGGGGCGAGGGGTCTTTCCACACCCCAAAACAGGCTTCATAGAAGGACCCTCTGCCTACACTCCCATCTCAATGCCAATCCAAGgattattttcctgctttttttcttttaattccttttaacaTAGATTTTGCTTCCACTTACTTCCATGGACCCCCTCATCCTCACAGAGCACTACAGACCTGTGGCACTGGGGAAGGTCTCAACAGCTGGAGGTCTGGATGACCCCTTCATGCACAAATTCAGACCTTCTGCCAGAAAAACAATGTAGTTTTCTGCTTGGTGGCTCTGCCAAGGAGATGTCTGCCTTGGCCAGTGATGGCCCTGCAGGGCAAGGAGAGCTGTCCATGGCTGAGCCGGCTGCAGGTGCAGCGAGCGCAGGCACGGAGGgtgcctgcagggagggcagGTTCTGGGGTGAAGGTTGACACTAATGAGCAAAAGCATCTGCtcagggagcaggaggagagcaCAGAACAGGGTCTGAGCAGCACGCGGTGGCATTACTGCTCATCTGAGCTCACCAGTAAGCAAGCCTGAGAGCAGGCTTAGGTACACGGTCATGTCGGGACAGTCAAACCCACCCTTGGCTTCCTCCCACCCAAGCGTCAGGCGGGGACGTGGCACCCACCTGCAGTTCCACTTCTCCGGAGGCTCCGCGGTGAAGTACTGCAGGTCCCTGGGGAAATGGTACTGGTAGCGGCGGGAGACCACCCTGGCGTTGGCTTTGACAGACCAGAGGAGCccgaagaggaggaggatgccgcCGATGCCGCAGCAGAAGAAGCTGACGGAGCGGAGCAGGGCgctggaggaggagctgggaacTGCCTCGGCTTCCCGGGGAGGCAGGAGACGAGTCCCAGAGCCGGCCGGTGAGCCCACCTCCCCGTCACTCCACCAGGCAAAGCACAGCGTCCCCGTCACCAGCAGCACGGCCCCGGTGATGGTCATGCCGTAGCGGAAAGAGGCGGCTGCCATCCTTCAGAAGGAGGTTTTAGGAGGGGAGAAGAGTGAGACAAGGCATGAGAGAGCCCACGTCCTGCGAGACAAGAAAGGGACCAGGTTTGAGCAGGACA comes from Athene noctua chromosome 5, bAthNoc1.hap1.1, whole genome shotgun sequence and encodes:
- the TMEM61 gene encoding transmembrane protein 61 → MAAASFRYGMTITGAVLLVTGTLCFAWWSDGEVGSPAGSGTRLLPPREAEAVPSSSSSALLRSVSFFCCGIGGILLLFGLLWSVKANARVVSRRYQYHFPRDLQYFTAEPPEKWNCSTWDASAIPTYEEALTCRPAHGIPAYVQPPGRKEELTPPLYRYLEEDESWQGGRRRSSSDSALFRPSPSWLDTQHPGEAQATPPPSYENISVRGV